The Streptomyces sp. P9-A4 genome contains a region encoding:
- a CDS encoding amino acid transporter — protein MAGTNETRTSRLRAWMLEGLSDMGKGKPSRPKEPAPDAGHRGQRWWRVMCLTGVDYFSTLGYQPGIAALAAGLLSPVATIVLVIVTLAGALPVYRRVAEESPHGEGSISMLSRLLSFWKGKLFVLTLLGFAATDFLITITLSAADASTHLVENPHLAEALHNKQMIITLVLIALLGAVFLKGFLEAIGVAVALVGLYLTLNVVVVITGLWHVLTEGHVVTDWASALTAEHGNVFAMVGVALLVFPKLALGLSGFETGVAVMPHVKGDPDDTEERPTGRIRDTKKLLTTAAVIMSVFLICTSFITTVLIPAKEFESGGKANGRALAYLAHEYLGNTFGTVYDVSTIAILWFAGASAMAGLLNLMPRYLPKYGMAPHWARAVRPMVIVFTLVAFLVTWIFDADVDAQGGAYATGVLVLISSAAIAVTIAARKAGQRGWTIGFGIISAVFLYTTVVNVIERPDGVKIGACFIAGIILISLLSRLGRAFELRVTHVELDEMAERFIQDISRRTARFIANEPGSRDIAEYREKIEQIRSDNDIPGTEDFVFVEVTITDPSEFEAGLTVKGEVLHDRYRVLTVEGSSVPNALAALLLHARDLTGTRPHIYFEWTEGNPFANFLRFFLLGQGEVAPVTREVLREAEPDRARRPRVHVG, from the coding sequence ATGGCCGGCACGAACGAGACGCGCACCAGCAGGCTGCGGGCGTGGATGCTGGAAGGGCTGTCCGACATGGGCAAGGGCAAGCCCTCCCGCCCCAAGGAACCGGCCCCGGACGCCGGGCACAGGGGTCAGCGCTGGTGGCGGGTGATGTGTCTGACGGGTGTCGACTACTTCTCCACCCTCGGCTACCAGCCGGGCATCGCGGCCCTTGCCGCCGGGCTGCTCTCCCCCGTGGCCACGATCGTGCTGGTGATCGTCACCCTGGCCGGCGCCCTGCCGGTCTACCGTCGGGTGGCCGAGGAGAGCCCTCACGGCGAGGGCTCGATCTCGATGCTGTCGCGGCTGCTGTCCTTCTGGAAGGGCAAGCTCTTCGTCCTCACCCTGCTGGGCTTCGCGGCGACCGACTTCCTCATCACCATCACCCTGTCGGCCGCCGACGCCTCCACCCACCTCGTCGAGAACCCCCACCTCGCGGAAGCTCTCCACAACAAGCAGATGATCATCACTCTGGTGCTGATCGCCCTGCTCGGCGCGGTGTTCCTCAAGGGCTTCCTGGAAGCCATCGGTGTCGCCGTCGCACTCGTCGGCCTGTATCTGACGCTCAACGTGGTCGTCGTGATCACCGGCCTCTGGCACGTCCTCACCGAGGGCCATGTCGTCACGGACTGGGCCTCGGCCCTGACCGCCGAGCACGGCAACGTCTTCGCGATGGTCGGCGTCGCCCTGCTCGTCTTCCCCAAGCTCGCGCTCGGTCTGTCCGGCTTCGAGACCGGCGTCGCCGTCATGCCGCACGTCAAGGGCGACCCCGACGACACCGAGGAACGGCCCACCGGCCGTATCCGGGACACGAAGAAGCTCCTCACCACGGCCGCTGTGATCATGAGCGTCTTCCTGATCTGCACCAGCTTCATCACCACCGTGCTCATCCCGGCGAAGGAGTTCGAGTCCGGCGGCAAGGCCAACGGCCGCGCGCTCGCCTACCTGGCCCACGAGTACCTGGGCAACACCTTCGGCACGGTCTACGACGTCTCGACCATCGCCATCCTGTGGTTCGCGGGCGCGTCGGCGATGGCCGGCCTGCTCAACCTGATGCCGCGCTACCTGCCCAAGTACGGCATGGCCCCGCACTGGGCGCGCGCCGTGCGCCCGATGGTCATCGTCTTCACCCTGGTCGCCTTCCTGGTGACGTGGATCTTCGACGCCGACGTCGACGCCCAGGGCGGCGCGTACGCCACCGGTGTCCTCGTCCTGATCTCCTCGGCGGCCATCGCGGTGACGATCGCGGCGCGCAAGGCCGGCCAGCGCGGCTGGACGATCGGCTTCGGCATCATCTCGGCCGTCTTCCTCTACACGACGGTCGTCAACGTCATCGAGCGTCCGGACGGCGTGAAGATCGGTGCCTGCTTCATCGCCGGCATCATCCTGATCTCCCTTCTCTCCCGCCTGGGCCGCGCCTTCGAACTACGCGTCACCCATGTCGAGCTCGATGAGATGGCGGAACGCTTCATCCAGGACATCTCGCGCCGGACGGCCCGGTTCATCGCCAACGAACCCGGCAGCCGTGACATCGCCGAGTACCGCGAGAAGATCGAGCAGATCCGCTCCGACAACGACATCCCCGGCACCGAGGACTTCGTCTTCGTCGAGGTGACGATCACCGACCCCTCCGAGTTCGAAGCCGGACTCACGGTGAAGGGCGAGGTCCTCCACGACCGCTACCGCGTCCTCACCGTCGAGGGCTCCTCCGTCCCCAACGCCCTCGCGGCCCTGCTCCTCCACGCCCGCGACCTCACCGGCACCCGCCCGCACATCTACTTCGAGTGGACCGAGGGCAACCCCTTCGCCAACTTCCTCCGCTTCTTCCTCCTGGGCCAGGGCGAGGTCGCGCCGGTCACCCGGGAGGTGCTGCGCGAGGCGGAACCCGACCGCGCCCGCCGCCCCCGCGTCCACGTCGGCTGA